One Bombus huntii isolate Logan2020A chromosome 12, iyBomHunt1.1, whole genome shotgun sequence DNA segment encodes these proteins:
- the LOC126871901 gene encoding translation elongation factor 2, with translation MVNFTVDEIRAMMDKKKNIRNMSVIAHVDHGKSTLTDSLVSKAGIIAGAKAGETRFTDTRKDEQERCITIKSTAISMFFALEEKDLVFITNPDQRDKDEKGFLINLIDSPGHVDFSSEVTAALRVTDGALVVVDCVSGVCVQTETVLRQAIAERIKPVLFMNKMDRALLELQLDSEDLYQTFQRIVENVNVIIATYSDDDGPMGEVRVDPSKGSVGFGSGLHGWAFTLKQFSEMYAEKFKIDVVKLMNRLWGESFFNPKTKKWSKQKETDNKRSFCMYVLDPIYKVFDSIMNYKKDEADNLLQKLGIVLKPEDKDKDGKALLKVVMRTWLPAGEALLQMIAIHLPSPVTAQKYRMEMLYEGPLDDEAAIGIKNCDPNGPLMMYVSKMVPTSDKGRFYAFGRVFSGKVSTGMKARIMGPNFQPGKKEDLYEKAIQRTILMMGRYVEAIEDVPSGNICGLVGVDQFLVKTGTITTFKDAHNMKVMKFSVSPVVRVAVEPKNPADLPKLVEGLKRLAKSDPMVQCIIEESGEHIIAGAGELHLEICLKDLEEDHACIPIKKSDPVVSYRETISEQSNQMCLSKSPNKHNRLFMMACPMPDGLAEDIDSGEVNPRDDFKVRARYLNEKYDYDVTEARKIWCFGPDGTGPNILVDCTKGVQYLNEIKDSVVAGFQWATKEGVLSEENLRGVRFNIHDVTLHADAIHRGGGQIIPTTRRCLYACLLTASPRLMEPVYLCEIQCPETAVGGIYGVLNRRRGHVFEEQQIAGTPMFVVKAYLPVNESFGFTADLRSNTGGQAFPQCVFDHWQILPGDPMEPNSRPYQVVQETRKRKGLKEGLPDLNAYLDKL, from the exons ATG GTGAACTTCACGGTAGATGAGATACGTGCTATGATggacaaaaagaaaaacatcAGAAATATGTCTGTCATTGCGCATGTTGATCATGGAAAGTCAACTTTGACTGACTCCCTTGTGTCTAAGGCCGGTATTATTGCTGGTGCTAAAGCTGGTGAAACCAGATTTACAGATACTCGCAAGGATGAACAGGAACGATGTATTACTATTAAATCCAC AGCTATTTCTATGTTCTTTGCACTTGAAGAGAAAGACTTAGTTTTCATTACAAACCCTGATCAACGTGACAAGGATGAAAAAGGTTTCTTGATTAACCTTATTGATTCACCTGGCCATGTTGATTTCTCCAGTGAAGTAACTGCTGCTCTTCGAGTAACTGATGGAGCTCTTGTGGTTGTTGATTGTGTATCTG GTGTCTGTGTGCAAACGGAAACTGTACTTCGTCAAGCTATTGCTGAACGTATAAAGCCAGTGTTGTTCATGAACAAAATGGACAGAGCACTTTTAGAACTTCAGCTTGATAGTGAAGATCTTTATCAAACTTTCCAACGTATTGTTGAAAACGTTAACGTTATTATTGCAACATATTCGGACGATGATGGTCCTATGGGTGAAGTTAGA GTAGATCCTAGTAAAGGTTCAGTCGGTTTTGGTTCTGGTCTTCATGGTTGGGCGTTTacattaaaacaattttctgaAATGTATGctgagaaatttaaaattgatgtTGTAAAACTTATGAATAGATTATGGGGAGAATCTTTCTTTAACCCCAAAACTAAGAAGTGGAGCAAGCAGAAGGAAACAGACAATAAACGATCCTTTTGCATGTACGTCTTAGATCCAATTTATAAG GTATTTGATAGTATAATGAATTACAAAAAAGATGAAGCGGACAACCTGCTGCAAAAATTAGGAATTGTTTTAAAACCCgaagataaagataaagaCGGCAAAGCTCTTCTTAAG GTTGTCATGAGAACATGGTTACCAGCTGGAGAAGCTTTGCTTCAGATGATTGCTATTCATTTGCCATCCCCTGTTACCGCGCAGAAATATCGTATGGAAATGTTGTATGAAGGTCCGCTTGATGACGAGGCTGCAATTGGTATTAAg AACTGCGATCCGAATGGGCCACTCATGATGTATGTTTCGAAAATGGTACCGACCTCCGACAAAGGTCGTTTCTATGCTTTCGGTCGTGTATTCTCTGGGAAAGTGAGCACTGGAATGAAAGCACGTATTATGGGACCTAATTTCCAACCGGGTAAAAAAGAAGATCTTTATGAGAAAGCTATCCAGCGTACAATTTTGATGATGGGACGTTACGTTGAAGCGATTGAAGATGTGCCTTCTG GTAATATTTGTGGACTTGTTGGCGTTGATCAATTCTTAGTGAAGACTGGTACCATTACTACGTTTAAGGATGCACACAATATGAAAGTTATGAAATTTTCGGTTTCACCTGTCGTCCGTGTTGCTGTTGAACCTAAAAATCCAGCAGATTTACCTAAATTAGTTGAAg GTCTTAAACGTTTGGCGAAATCAGATCCTATGGTACAATGTATTATTGAAGAATCAGGAGAGCACATTATTGCTGGTGCTGGAGAACTGCACcttgaaatttgtttaaagGATTTGGAAGAAGATCATGCTTGTATACCCATTAAGAAATCGGATCCCGTTGTTTCTTACAGAGAAACAATTTCGGAACAATCGAATCAGATgtgtctttcaaaatcacCTAATAAGCATAATCGGTTATTCATGATGGCGTGTCCTATGCCTGATGGTCTCGCTGAAGATATCGATAGT GGTGAAGTTAATCCAAGGGATGACTTCAAAGTACGTGCTCGTTATTTGAACGAAAAATATGACTACGATGTAACCGAAGCTAGGAAGATTTGGTGCTTTGGACCTGATGGAACTGGACCCAACATTCTTGTAGATTGTACGAAAGGAGTACAGTATCTTAACGAAATTAAGGATTCTGTTGTAGCTGGATTCCAATGGGCTACGAAAGAG GGTGTTCTTTCGGAAGAAAACTTGAGAGGTGTGCGTTTCAACATTCACGATGTGACGTTACATGCTGACGCTATTCATAGAGGTGGTGGTCAAATTATTCCTACCACAAGACGTTGCCTTTATGCTTGTCTTCTCACTGCCTCTCCTCGACTTATGGAACCAGTTTACTTATGCGAAATTCAG TGCCCTGAAACAGCTGTCGGTGGTATCTATGGTGTGCTTAACCGAAGAAGAGGTCACGTATTCGAAGAACAACAGATTGCTGGTACACCTATGTTTGTAGTTAAAGCATATCTTCCAGTTAATGAGTCCTTTGGTTTTACTGCCGACTTGCGTTCTAACACCGGCGGACAAGCTTTCCCTCAATGTGTATTCGATCATTGGCAGATCTTGCCCGGTGATCCAATGGAACCTAATTCTAGACCTTATCAAGTTGTGCAG GAAACACGTAAAAGAAAAGGATTGAAGGAAGGTCTCCCAGATTTGAATGCATACCTTGACAAATTGTAA
- the LOC126871903 gene encoding protein PRRC1-like isoform X2 → MTDDSNGESTFEFVERRTDESSTSGEIVKTDSFSSLSSSTSLLMPLGVSTSTGNLLSNVPPPSALPIFISNPGTLLSERPNNLESSSQKKLHEQEPNKSMLNTVIQSKPLQQETHQVITTPIVTPSIQNVQTTVPSENIVQDSGMVGGGLLSWVKETVVNSNVLSKVAEKAKNSVNTMITTLDPQMHSGGDMEIVVASDKDVKISSVRQAFQTVFGKATVTGISVESSAVAAQPVGFAAGVKGAEERINSARNIPTLPKDIPIIAVENFLLEVGEDKWYDLGVILLNDPKRNVNLQTFTQMTPVPSQIVTMAQEATPEDYPLKWSGLSVTVGSLMANSLQVSHNEWHHALTGISRRDIILLAAQSLAGIYKNTINPI, encoded by the exons ATGACTGACGATTCCAATGGAGAATCCACATTCGAATTTGTCGAAAGAAGGACAGATGAATCGTCTACATCTGGAGAAATCGTAAAAACAG ATTCTTTTAGCAGTTTGTCTTCATCAACATCTTTATTAATGCCATTAGGTGTGTCAACATCTACAGGAAATTTGTTATCAAATGTACCACCACCTAGTGCATTgcctatttttatttcaaaccCTGGAACATTGTTATCAGAAAGGCCTAATAATTTAGAATCATCTTCACAAAAGAAGCTTCATGAACAGGAACCTAATAAATCAATGTTAAATACTGTTATTCAATCTAAACCATTGCAGCAAGAAACACATCAAGTAATTACAACTCCTATTGTTACTCCGTCCatacaaaatgtacaaacTACAGTGCCATCAGAAAATATAGTCCAAGATTCAGGAATGGTTGGAGGTGGTCTACTGTCATGGGTTAAAGAAACAGTAGTAAATAGTAATGTATTAAGCAAAGTTGCAGAAAAAGCAAAGAACAGTGTTAATACTATGATCACAACATTAGATCCTCAGATGC ATTCTGGTGGTGATATGGAGATTGTAGTTGCATCAGATAAAGATGTTAAAATAAGTTCTGTTCGTCAGGCTTTTCAAACAGTTTTTGGGAAGGCAACAGTAAC TGGTATATCAGTGGAAAGTTCAGCTGTAGCTGCTCAACCAGTTGGTTTTGCTGCTGGTGTGAAAGGAGCAGAAGAAAGAATTAATTCTGCTCGAAATATTCCGACTCTTCCAAAAGATATACCTATAATTGCAGTAGAAAATTTTCTGTTAGAAGTTGGTGAAGATAAATGGTATGATTTAGGGGTGATACTTCTTAATGATCCGAAACGTAATGTGAATTTGCAAACGTTCACTCAAATGACTCCAGTGCCAAGTCAAATAGTAACAATGGCACAAGAAGCCACACCTGAAGATTATCCTCTTAAATGGTCTGGATTGTCAGTTACTGTTGGTAGTTTAATGGCAAACAGTTTACAG GTTTCTCACAATGAATGGCATCATGCACTTACAGGAATTTCCAGAAGAGACATTATACTTTTAGCAGCTCAATCACTAGCTGGCATCTACAAAAACACAATTAATCCCAtctaa
- the LOC126871903 gene encoding protein PRRC1-B-like isoform X3 — protein MTDDSNGESTFEFVERRTDESSTSGEIVKTGVSTSTGNLLSNVPPPSALPIFISNPGTLLSERPNNLESSSQKKLHEQEPNKSMLNTVIQSKPLQQETHQVITTPIVTPSIQNVQTTVPSENIVQDSGMVGGGLLSWVKETVVNSNVLSKVAEKAKNSVNTMITTLDPQMREFIYSGGDMEIVVASDKDVKISSVRQAFQTVFGKATVTGISVESSAVAAQPVGFAAGVKGAEERINSARNIPTLPKDIPIIAVENFLLEVGEDKWYDLGVILLNDPKRNVNLQTFTQMTPVPSQIVTMAQEATPEDYPLKWSGLSVTVGSLMANSLQVSHNEWHHALTGISRRDIILLAAQSLAGIYKNTINPI, from the exons ATGACTGACGATTCCAATGGAGAATCCACATTCGAATTTGTCGAAAGAAGGACAGATGAATCGTCTACATCTGGAGAAATCGTAAAAACAG GTGTGTCAACATCTACAGGAAATTTGTTATCAAATGTACCACCACCTAGTGCATTgcctatttttatttcaaaccCTGGAACATTGTTATCAGAAAGGCCTAATAATTTAGAATCATCTTCACAAAAGAAGCTTCATGAACAGGAACCTAATAAATCAATGTTAAATACTGTTATTCAATCTAAACCATTGCAGCAAGAAACACATCAAGTAATTACAACTCCTATTGTTACTCCGTCCatacaaaatgtacaaacTACAGTGCCATCAGAAAATATAGTCCAAGATTCAGGAATGGTTGGAGGTGGTCTACTGTCATGGGTTAAAGAAACAGTAGTAAATAGTAATGTATTAAGCAAAGTTGCAGAAAAAGCAAAGAACAGTGTTAATACTATGATCACAACATTAGATCCTCAGATGCGTGAGTTCATTT ATTCTGGTGGTGATATGGAGATTGTAGTTGCATCAGATAAAGATGTTAAAATAAGTTCTGTTCGTCAGGCTTTTCAAACAGTTTTTGGGAAGGCAACAGTAAC TGGTATATCAGTGGAAAGTTCAGCTGTAGCTGCTCAACCAGTTGGTTTTGCTGCTGGTGTGAAAGGAGCAGAAGAAAGAATTAATTCTGCTCGAAATATTCCGACTCTTCCAAAAGATATACCTATAATTGCAGTAGAAAATTTTCTGTTAGAAGTTGGTGAAGATAAATGGTATGATTTAGGGGTGATACTTCTTAATGATCCGAAACGTAATGTGAATTTGCAAACGTTCACTCAAATGACTCCAGTGCCAAGTCAAATAGTAACAATGGCACAAGAAGCCACACCTGAAGATTATCCTCTTAAATGGTCTGGATTGTCAGTTACTGTTGGTAGTTTAATGGCAAACAGTTTACAG GTTTCTCACAATGAATGGCATCATGCACTTACAGGAATTTCCAGAAGAGACATTATACTTTTAGCAGCTCAATCACTAGCTGGCATCTACAAAAACACAATTAATCCCAtctaa
- the LOC126871903 gene encoding protein PRRC1-like isoform X1 gives MTDDSNGESTFEFVERRTDESSTSGEIVKTDSFSSLSSSTSLLMPLGVSTSTGNLLSNVPPPSALPIFISNPGTLLSERPNNLESSSQKKLHEQEPNKSMLNTVIQSKPLQQETHQVITTPIVTPSIQNVQTTVPSENIVQDSGMVGGGLLSWVKETVVNSNVLSKVAEKAKNSVNTMITTLDPQMREFIYSGGDMEIVVASDKDVKISSVRQAFQTVFGKATVTGISVESSAVAAQPVGFAAGVKGAEERINSARNIPTLPKDIPIIAVENFLLEVGEDKWYDLGVILLNDPKRNVNLQTFTQMTPVPSQIVTMAQEATPEDYPLKWSGLSVTVGSLMANSLQVSHNEWHHALTGISRRDIILLAAQSLAGIYKNTINPI, from the exons ATGACTGACGATTCCAATGGAGAATCCACATTCGAATTTGTCGAAAGAAGGACAGATGAATCGTCTACATCTGGAGAAATCGTAAAAACAG ATTCTTTTAGCAGTTTGTCTTCATCAACATCTTTATTAATGCCATTAGGTGTGTCAACATCTACAGGAAATTTGTTATCAAATGTACCACCACCTAGTGCATTgcctatttttatttcaaaccCTGGAACATTGTTATCAGAAAGGCCTAATAATTTAGAATCATCTTCACAAAAGAAGCTTCATGAACAGGAACCTAATAAATCAATGTTAAATACTGTTATTCAATCTAAACCATTGCAGCAAGAAACACATCAAGTAATTACAACTCCTATTGTTACTCCGTCCatacaaaatgtacaaacTACAGTGCCATCAGAAAATATAGTCCAAGATTCAGGAATGGTTGGAGGTGGTCTACTGTCATGGGTTAAAGAAACAGTAGTAAATAGTAATGTATTAAGCAAAGTTGCAGAAAAAGCAAAGAACAGTGTTAATACTATGATCACAACATTAGATCCTCAGATGCGTGAGTTCATTT ATTCTGGTGGTGATATGGAGATTGTAGTTGCATCAGATAAAGATGTTAAAATAAGTTCTGTTCGTCAGGCTTTTCAAACAGTTTTTGGGAAGGCAACAGTAAC TGGTATATCAGTGGAAAGTTCAGCTGTAGCTGCTCAACCAGTTGGTTTTGCTGCTGGTGTGAAAGGAGCAGAAGAAAGAATTAATTCTGCTCGAAATATTCCGACTCTTCCAAAAGATATACCTATAATTGCAGTAGAAAATTTTCTGTTAGAAGTTGGTGAAGATAAATGGTATGATTTAGGGGTGATACTTCTTAATGATCCGAAACGTAATGTGAATTTGCAAACGTTCACTCAAATGACTCCAGTGCCAAGTCAAATAGTAACAATGGCACAAGAAGCCACACCTGAAGATTATCCTCTTAAATGGTCTGGATTGTCAGTTACTGTTGGTAGTTTAATGGCAAACAGTTTACAG GTTTCTCACAATGAATGGCATCATGCACTTACAGGAATTTCCAGAAGAGACATTATACTTTTAGCAGCTCAATCACTAGCTGGCATCTACAAAAACACAATTAATCCCAtctaa
- the LOC126871904 gene encoding dolichyl-diphosphooligosaccharide--protein glycosyltransferase subunit 4 → MITDVQLAVFCNILGATLFCLVFLFHYVYANYSK, encoded by the coding sequence ATGATCACAGATGTACAGTTGGCTGTATTCTGCAACATTCTTGGAGCGACATTATTTTGCTTAGTATTTCTCTTTCACTACGTATATGCTAATTATTCGAAGTAA